The region ACTTCATTAGGAGTGGTCAGGTACTGAATAGTTTCAATGTTTTGAACAAGCAGACGGGTCTTAGGGCTAAGGTCTTTGCTACCTGAAAAATAGCTTCGCACCCTGGCCCGAAGATCTTTGGCCTTCCCGACGTAAATGATTTTTTCAGCGTGATCTTTCATTAAATACACGCCCGACACGAGTGGGAAGGTCCTTACGACTTCCTTCAGTGCTTCTATCTTAGCAGCAATGTCGCCTGTAGCTTTTTTCTTCACCGCTTCACCCTAGCACTGTCAACGGTACCCCGTCGACACTTGAAGGATTAGTCTTGGCCGCCGGGGACGATTTTAAGTTCGAGGTCTATGATCTGAAGGCGTTTGATTTCGTCACGGACGCGAGCGGCTTCTTCGAATTCTAGCTCCTCCGAAAGCTTCTTCATTTTCTTTCTTAGCTGCGCAATTTGCTTGGCGATTCCCCCTGGCTTGTCTTTTATCTCTCGCACAGCGCGAATAAAATCATCGGATGCCATACCGGGCGTATAGGCAAAGCCAGATGATTCGCCGCCCTTCTTTTTACCAGAACTATCTGCTAGAGGTTTCCACCCCTGCCAAACAGGATCACCCTCATCACCAATTGTTTCTTCAAAAGTTTCCAGAAGTCCTCTGGGGATTCGCTTCTGAATAGTTTTTGGAGTTATACCGTGCTCTTCATTGTAGGCAATCTGCCGATCACGCCTTCTTTGCGTTTCTTGAGTTGCCTTATCGATCGAATTTGTAACAACGTCTGCATAAAGAATAACTCTTCCGTTTACATTTCTCGCTGCGCGCCCAATAGTCTGAATGAGAGATCTTTCTGAGCGCAAAAAGCCCTCTTTATCAGCATCAGTAATAGCAACCAAACTCACTTCCGGGATATCAAGACCCTCTCGAAGCAAGTTGATTCCGATGAGAACATCAAAAACACCCAGCCTGAGATCTCTAATGATTGTAGATCTCTCCATTGTGTCGATCTCACTGTGAAGGTACTTGACCTTGACCCCTAAACCCGAGAAGTACTCAGTCAAATCCTCAGCGCTGCGTTTGGTGAGCGTTGTTACTAGCACTCGCTCTTTCTTGCCAACGCGATCCCTAATCTCTTTAAGTAAATCGTCCACTTGAAACTTAGCAGGCCGCATTTCTACTATAGGATCAACAAGACCCGTCGGACGAATAATTTGCTCGACAATTAATCCCGAACTCTTTTCAAGCTCATAGGTGCCAGGAGTAGCCGAAACATACACGGCTTGGTTTATCAAGCCCTCAAACTCTTGAAAGTTAAGTGGTCTGTTATCAAGTGCACTCGGAAGTCTAAACCCGTGCTCAACCAAAGTGGTTTTTCTTGCCCGATCGCCTCGATACATCGCACCGAGCTGAGGCACCGTTACATGGCTCTCGTCAATGAAGCATAAAAAACTTTTGGGGAAGTATTCAAGCAACGTTGGTGGTGCCGCACCAGGTGGCCGGCCAGTAAAGTGCCTAGAGTAGTTCTCGACTCCGTAGCAAAAGCCCAAGTTTTCCATCATTTCGATGTCATAGTAAGTGCGCTGTTCGATTCTCTGGGCCTCAAGAAGTTTCATCTCTGACTGAAATTTATTGATTTGCTCTCTGAGCTCTTCTTGAATTTGCTGAATGGCAGCTTTTGTTTTCTCTTCTGTGTTGACGTAATGACTTCCAGGGAAGATCCCTATCGCATCAACCTGCTTAAGAACTTTGCCCCGAATAGGGTCAACCCACGAGATACTATCTACGTAGTCACCAAAAAACTCCACTCGCACGACTTTTTCTTCTTCATACGGCGGAAAGACTTCTACAACATCACCCCTTACACGAAACGTTCCCCGGTGAAAGTCGAAGTCCTTTCTCTCGTAGAGTATTCGCACAAGTTCTCGTAAGAAATGATCTCTGCGAAGTGCCTCATTCACTCGAAGATTAATCATCATACCTTCGTAGGCTTCGGGACTACCTAGACCATAGATACAAGAGACACTACTGACGATCAAAACATCGTTTCTTTCAAAAAGACTTCGGGTGGCGGAGTGCCTCATGCGATCAATCTGCTCGTTAATAGCTGAGTCTTTTTCGATGAAAGTATCTGTAGATGGAATATAGGCTTCTGGCTGATAGTAATCGTAGTAGCTCACGAAGTATTCGACAGCGTTTTGAGGGAAAAGCTCTCGAAACTCTGTATAGAGCTGCGCAGCCAATGTCTTGTTGTGGGCAAGCACAAGCGTTGGCACATTCATCTTTTCGATAAGATTGGCCATTGTGAACGTTTTGCCCGAGCCCGTGACTCCCAAAAGCACTTGATGCCGGGCGCCCTCTTCGATATTAGCAAAAAGTTGCTCAATAGCTTTTGGCTGATCGCCGGATGGCTGAAACTCACTTATAAGTTTAAAGTTTCCTACTTTTGAACTTCCCAATGGGTTCCTTCTGGGCTGTCATGAACGGCGATTCCTAGTCGCGCAAGCTCGTCTCTTAGAGTATCACTCTCTTTAAAATTTTTCTCAAGACGAGCCACACGTCTGCGCTCCACCAACTCATCAATTTGTGATCTCTGAAGACTCATTGTTTCTAAGAGTTTATCATCAAGAATGCTAAGAAACTCTCGACTCGGTTCTTGATAGAGTGCCATGCGCTCACCATGACCTCTTACGAAGAGTGAGTAAAGCTCGCTGATCTCTCTTGTCTCATCTGTCACTTTTTGGCCTCTACGAAACTTCGAATTGAAAAGCCTCGTCGCCTCAAAGATTCTTGCTAAAACTTCTGGTGTGTTAAAATCATCATCAAGCGCCTCTTTAATCTTTCCGGTAAATTCTATGAGCGTGGCCTTGTACGCTTTTGATCCCTCTGATTTTGGCGCCAAAGTTTCAAGCTTTTTAAGAGGTGGACCCTGCTCGCCAGAATCTCTCGCAAAGACAGATTCAGCCAGACAAAGTGCCGAATAGACTCTTGCCAATGCGGAGATGCAATTTTTGATCTGCGCCTCTGAAGCATCAGCTGGCGATCGATAGTGAGATTGCAAAATCATTAACTTCAAGATCTCTGGATGGTACCTATGCATAAAGCCACGAGCGGTAATGATATTACCCAAAGACTTAGACATTTTCATTTGAGCAAAGTTAATGAAGTTGTTGTGCATCCAGTAGCGAACAAAAGGCTTGTGCGTACACCCTTCACTTTGCGCAATTTCATTTTCGTGATGCGGAAAGATCAAATCAATGCCGCCGCCATGAATATCAATCGTTTCACCAAGAAGCGCCTTGGACATCGCTGAACATTCAATGTGCCAACCAGGCCTTCCATCGCCCCATGGCGAAGACCACTTGGGCTCACCCGGTTTTGCCGGCTTCCATAATGAAAAGTCTAGTGGATCTTTTTTATAGCTGCCAATTTCTACTCGCGAGCCCGACCGCAGATCGTCGATAGACTTCCCGCTGAGCTTTCCGTACCCATCAAAGCTTCGCACCGAATAGAGCACTTCGCCTTCGGCCACATAGGCATTGCCATTTTCGATGAGCTTTTCGATCATTTCGATAATTGCATCTATGTGCTGCGTGACTCGAGGA is a window of Bdellovibrionales bacterium CG10_big_fil_rev_8_21_14_0_10_45_34 DNA encoding:
- a CDS encoding cysteine--tRNA ligase, which translates into the protein MALRITNTATRKKEEFVPIKSNEVTMYVCGPTVYDLLHIGNFRGPIFFNLVRNWLEESGYKVTYVYNYTDVDDKIIDRANKDSRDAAEVAEHFIAEFEKDFAQLKLRKHDLNPRVTQHIDAIIEMIEKLIENGNAYVAEGEVLYSVRSFDGYGKLSGKSIDDLRSGSRVEIGSYKKDPLDFSLWKPAKPGEPKWSSPWGDGRPGWHIECSAMSKALLGETIDIHGGGIDLIFPHHENEIAQSEGCTHKPFVRYWMHNNFINFAQMKMSKSLGNIITARGFMHRYHPEILKLMILQSHYRSPADASEAQIKNCISALARVYSALCLAESVFARDSGEQGPPLKKLETLAPKSEGSKAYKATLIEFTGKIKEALDDDFNTPEVLARIFEATRLFNSKFRRGQKVTDETREISELYSLFVRGHGERMALYQEPSREFLSILDDKLLETMSLQRSQIDELVERRRVARLEKNFKESDTLRDELARLGIAVHDSPEGTHWEVQK
- a CDS encoding excinuclease ABC subunit B (The UvrABC repair system catalyzes the recognition and processing of DNA lesions. The beta-hairpin of the Uvr-B subunit is inserted between the strands, where it probes for the presence of a lesion); this translates as MGSSKVGNFKLISEFQPSGDQPKAIEQLFANIEEGARHQVLLGVTGSGKTFTMANLIEKMNVPTLVLAHNKTLAAQLYTEFRELFPQNAVEYFVSYYDYYQPEAYIPSTDTFIEKDSAINEQIDRMRHSATRSLFERNDVLIVSSVSCIYGLGSPEAYEGMMINLRVNEALRRDHFLRELVRILYERKDFDFHRGTFRVRGDVVEVFPPYEEEKVVRVEFFGDYVDSISWVDPIRGKVLKQVDAIGIFPGSHYVNTEEKTKAAIQQIQEELREQINKFQSEMKLLEAQRIEQRTYYDIEMMENLGFCYGVENYSRHFTGRPPGAAPPTLLEYFPKSFLCFIDESHVTVPQLGAMYRGDRARKTTLVEHGFRLPSALDNRPLNFQEFEGLINQAVYVSATPGTYELEKSSGLIVEQIIRPTGLVDPIVEMRPAKFQVDDLLKEIRDRVGKKERVLVTTLTKRSAEDLTEYFSGLGVKVKYLHSEIDTMERSTIIRDLRLGVFDVLIGINLLREGLDIPEVSLVAITDADKEGFLRSERSLIQTIGRAARNVNGRVILYADVVTNSIDKATQETQRRRDRQIAYNEEHGITPKTIQKRIPRGLLETFEETIGDEGDPVWQGWKPLADSSGKKKGGESSGFAYTPGMASDDFIRAVREIKDKPGGIAKQIAQLRKKMKKLSEELEFEEAARVRDEIKRLQIIDLELKIVPGGQD